The Solanum lycopersicum chromosome 9, SLM_r2.1 genome window below encodes:
- the LOC101264968 gene encoding uncharacterized protein isoform X1 — MTVSMASKLQLHQNVEVKSSETGFLGSWHLATIVGFNDFVPQVQYHHLLSDDKEEEASINLIESVNLSPIRPFPPPLQFHTSLLSYGQCVDLFYQDAWWEGVIFDHQNGALNRRIFFPDMGDEINAQLHNLRITQDWDQVSQQWNPRGTWMFLQIIHEIENLHPLFVSLKQIWYQIREKNAYKYLKEWTSTSADIWRNLINQVVHENAILTVKHFFCESNTSPGFLEGGPLLEFSQPTETYFHNSAILPFIEAICKSISGEMMCMDREVSCIDKKLVSEGFGPISDNVPLSASALFSSVLPSQEELQAVSPNALPVLHPPKNEISGTSSITKSERLNFESSNKIHSRKRKRVEWMTIAHVAELCPDAVSEYNDNYMSNHRSPESLQKLKIHLFHLGWKIEQPKDRSITRTRYIAPDGKIFQSLRQVCKMLEKSETWAEDQKTSYDGSSDDLNLSTCLAKTKTRSQVSELPYTSQEPIIDPEICREAVIEYCSRGSPGNPAYKKLNSGEKKFTIMKAKKHLAAIGWIFYYYRGRDKRELRYHSPHGKTFNTLLGACRWCMQQWKAEEQMPELFSQSTVLEYQGNLAPQRTSCEKLSAATFAVLPLAKEPAQLNKVKVCEISKTRKKTIHGGGMLKKENESRSSRTVTDGTESESSVGLLRSSKKARQGTLYSSLHHTPRTVLSWLIDNNVVLPRAKVQYRGKRDGRPMAEGRITRAGIKCKCCQKVYGISSFEVHAGSSYHRPSANIYLEDGRSLLDCQLQMKEKTSLRHTRKRTPLLKKRSHLGTNDYVCSVCHYGGELLLCDECPSSFHTGCLGMKEIPDGEWFCPSCCCETCGESRFDKNKDQFTDSSLLICFQCDNKYHARCIRNKGFQKLDYHPVGSWFCNKRCEQICLGIRQLLAKPVVVGIDNLTWTLLKYVKPDDFDSDAANDEFILETYSKLSVALDVMHECFEPVKEPYTRRDLIEDVIFNRWSELNRLNFQGFYTVLLERNDEVISVATVRVYGEKVAEVPLVATRFQYRRLGMCRVLMNELEKKLLELGVERLVLPAVPTVLNTWTTSFGFSLVKESQRLNFLNYTFLDFQGTTMCQKLLQNIPPEVSSESTEAYQTQFDHINSKENVELDGNSALSEVFQAEQIEESAIVDQGSTDAPGGFESNNNTDAPAPFSTVANQQSPLGCQDETSLQYQAEVSDSKVLEKTGVVEYICYKRRKRYPDCGC; from the exons ATGACTGTGTCAATGGCTTCCAAACTACAACTTCATCAAAACGTTGAG gTGAAGAGTAGTGAAACTGGATTTCTGGGTTCATGGCACTTAGCTACTATCgttggttttaatgattttgttCCACAAGTTCAATACCATCACCTTCTCTCTGATGACAAGGAAGAAGAAGCTTCTATCAACTTGATTGAATCGGTTAACCTTTCTCCAATTAGGCCTTTCCCACCTCCACTTCAATTTCACACATCCCTTCTATCTTATGGACAATGTGTTGATTTGTTTTATCAAGATGCTTGGTGGGAAGGAGTTATATTTGACCATCAAAATGGTGCCCTAAACCGAAGAATTTTCTTTCCAGATATGGGTGATGAAATCAATGCTCAACTCCACAATCTACGTATAACTCAAGATTGGGATCAGGTTTCACAACAATGGAATCCTCGTGGTACCTGGATGTTTCTTCAAATTATTCACGAGATTGAGAATCTCCATCCCCTTTTCGTCTCACTcaaacaaatttggtatcaaatCCGGGAGAAGAATGCCTACAAATACCTCAAGGAATGGACATCTACTTCGGCTGATATCTGGAGGAACTTGATTAACCAAGTTGTGCATGAAAACGCTATCTTAACCGTCAAGCATTTCTTTTGTGAGTCCAACACTTCACCAGGCTTTCTAGAGGGAGGCCCATTGCTAGAATTTTCACAACCCACTGAAACATATTTTCATAACTCAGCCATTTTACCTTTTATTGAAGCCATATGCAAATCAATTAGCGGGGAGATGATGTGTATGGATCGGGAGGTATCATGTATAGATAAAAAACTTGTTTCGGAGGGTTTTGGACCAATCTCAGACAATGTTCCATTGAGTGCTAGTGCTTTATTTAGCTCAGTTCTACCAAGCCAAGAAGAACTACAAGCTGTATCACCTAATGCTTTGCCAGTTTTACACCCccctaaaaatgaaatttctgGTACTTCGTCAATTACTAAGAGTGAGAGACTGAACTTTGAGTCTTCCAATAAAATACATTCTAGAAAGAGGAAGCGAGTTGAGTGGATGACCATCGCCCATGTAGCTGAGCTTTGTCCTGATGCAGTTTCTGAGTACAATGATAATTATATGTCGAACCACAGGTCCCCAGAATCCTTGCAAAAACTTAAGATACATTTGTTTCACTTAGGATGGAAAATTGAGCAACCAAAGGATCGCAGCATCACTAGGACACGGTACATTGCTCCTGATGGAAAAATATTCCAATCACTTCGTCAAGTTTGTAAGATGTTGGAAAAGTCAGAAACTTGGGCAGAAGACCAAAAAACATCATATGATGGTTCATCTGATGACCTCAACTTGTCTACTTGCCTGGCAAAAACAAAGACACGCAGTCAGGTGTCTGAGCTGCCATATACTTCTCAAGAACCAATCATTGATCCTGAAATCTGCCGTGAAGCTGTGATTGAATATTGTTCACGGGGATCACCAGGCAATCCTGCCTATAAGAAATTGAACAGTGGGGAAAAGAAGTTTACGATCATGAAAGCTAAGAAGCACCTAGCTGCAATAGGAtggatattttattattatcggGGAAGGGACAAGAGAGAATTGCGGTACCATTCTCCTCATGGGAAAACATTCAACACTCTTCTAGGGGCATGCAGATGGTGTATGCAGCAGTGGAAAGCTGAGGAACAGATGCCTGAATTATTTTCCCAGTCAACTGTTCTAGAATATCAGGGGAATTTGGCACCTCAGAGAACCTCATGTGAGAAGTTATCAGCGGCGACTTTTGCTGTCCTACCACTTGCTAAAGAACCTGCTCAACTTAATAAAGTCAAAGTTTGTGAAATCagtaaaacaagaaagaagacTATTCATGGAGGTGGCatgttgaaaaaagaaaatgaatctaGATCTTCAAGAACAGTAACAGATGGTACAGAATCTGAGTCTTCAGTTGGTCTGTTGCGATCCAGTAAAAAAGCTCGGCAGGGGACACTTTATTCTTCCTTGCATCATACACCTCGAACAGTTTTATCTTGGTTGATTGACAATAATGTGGTTCTGCCGCGTGCGAAAGTGCAGTATCGTGGGAAAAGAGATGGTCGTCCAATGGCAGAAGGGCGGATCACTCGTGCAGGGATCAAATGCAAGTGCTGCCAAAAAGTTTATGGAATTAGCAGTTTTGAGGTGCATGCTGGAAGTAGTTATCACAGACCTTCAGCAAATATATATTTGGAAGATGGACGATCCCTTCTTGATTGTCAACTGCAGATGAAAGAAAAGACTAGTTTAAGACACACGAGGAAGAGAACCCCTTTGCTGAAAAAGCGCAGCCATTTGGGCACTAATGACTATGTGTGTTCCGTGTGCCATTATGGTGGTGAATTACTTTTGTGTGATGAATGCCCGTCTTCCTTTCATACTGGTTGCCTTGGAATGAag GAGATCCCAGATGGAGAGTGGTTTTGCCCATCATGCTGTTGTGAAACATGTGGCGAGAGCAGATTTGATAAAAACAAAGACCAATTTACTGACAGCAGTCTACTTATCTGTTTTCAGTGTGATAACAAGT ATCATGCTCGGTGCATAAGAAATAAGGGTTTTCAAAAGCTGGATTATCATCCTGTAGGAAGTTGGTTTTGCAATAAGAGATGTGAGCAG ATATGTTTGGGTATCCGCCAACTTTTGGCAAAGCCAGTTGTGGTGGGAATTGATAACCTCACTTGGACTTTATTGAAATACGTGAAACCTGATGATTTTGATTCAGATGCTGCTAATGATGAGTTCATCTTGGAGACTTATAGTAAACTTAGTGTCGCTCTGGATGTGATGCATGAATGCTTCGAGCCTGTCAAAGAACCTTACACAAGGAGAGATCTTATAGAAGATGTTATCTTTAATAGATG GTCAGAGCTGAATCGCTTAAATTTTCAGGGTTTCTATACTGTGCTTCTGGAAAGAAATGATGAAGTTATTTCAGTAGCAACTGTAAG GGTTTATGGAGAAAAGGTAGCTGAGGTTCCTCTTGTAGCAACAAGATTTCAGTACCGCCGACTTGGAATGTGTCGCGTCTTAATGAATGAGCTTGAAAAG AAACTCTTGGAATTAGGAGTTGAGAGGCTAGTTTTGCCTGCTGTACCAACTGTGCTAAACACATGGACCACTTCATTTGGTTTCTCACTGGTGAAAGAATCTCAGAGGTTAAACTTCTTGAATTACACTTTCCTTGATTTCCAGGGTACAACAATGTGTCAGAAACTTCTCCAGAATATCCCTCCAGAGGTATCAAGTGAATCAACAG AAGCTTATCAAACTCAATTTGACCACATAAACAGCAAGGAGAATGTTGAGTTGGATGGAAACAGTGCGCTTTCTGAGGTCTTCCAAGCTGAGCAAATTGAGGAGAGTGCAATTGTGGACCAAGGATCTACAGA TGCACCTGGAGGATTTGAAAGCAATAATAATACCGATGCTCCAGCTCCTTTCAGTACTGTG GCGAACCAACAATCTCCTCTTGGCTGCCAGGATGAAACTAGTCTGCAGTACCAAGCTGAAGTTAGTGATAGTAAGGTTTTAGAAAAAACAGGTGTTGTTGAATACATATGTTACAAGCGGAGAAAAAGATATCCAGACTGTGGATGCTAA
- the LOC101264968 gene encoding uncharacterized protein isoform X4, whose protein sequence is MTVSMASKLQLHQNVEVKSSETGFLGSWHLATIVGFNDFVPQVQYHHLLSDDKEEEASINLIESVNLSPIRPFPPPLQFHTSLLSYGQCVDLFYQDAWWEGVIFDHQNGALNRRIFFPDMGDEINAQLHNLRITQDWDQVSQQWNPRGTWMFLQIIHEIENLHPLFVSLKQIWYQIREKNAYKYLKEWTSTSADIWRNLINQVVHENAILTVKHFFCESNTSPGFLEGGPLLEFSQPTETYFHNSAILPFIEAICKSISGEMMCMDREVSCIDKKLVSEGFGPISDNVPLSASALFSSVLPSQEELQAVSPNALPVLHPPKNEISGTSSITKSERLNFESSNKIHSRKRKRVEWMTIAHVAELCPDAVSEYNDNYMSNHRSPESLQKLKIHLFHLGWKIEQPKDRSITRTRYIAPDGKIFQSLRQVCKMLEKSETWAEDQKTSYDGSSDDLNLSTCLAKTKTRSQVSELPYTSQEPIIDPEICREAVIEYCSRGSPGNPAYKKLNSGEKKFTIMKAKKHLAAIGWIFYYYRGRDKRELRYHSPHGKTFNTLLGACRWCMQQWKAEEQMPELFSQSTVLEYQGNLAPQRTSCEKLSAATFAVLPLAKEPAQLNKVKVCEISKTRKKTIHGGGMLKKENESRSSRTVTDGTESESSVGLLRSSKKARQGTLYSSLHHTPRTVLSWLIDNNVVLPRAKVQYRGKRDGRPMAEGRITRAGIKCKCCQKVYGISSFEVHAGSSYHRPSANIYLEDGRSLLDCQLQMKEKTSLRHTRKRTPLLKKRSHLGTNDYVCSVCHYGGELLLCDECPSSFHTGCLGMKEIPDGEWFCPSCCCETCGESRFDKNKDQFTDSSLLICFQCDNKYHARCIRNKGFQKLDYHPVGSWFCNKRCEQICLGIRQLLAKPVVVGIDNLTWTLLKYVKPDDFDSDAANDEFILETYSKLSVALDVMHECFEPVKEPYTRRDLIEDVIFNRWSELNRLNFQGFYTVLLERNDEVISVATVRVYGEKVAEVPLVATRFQYRRLGMCRVLMNELEKKLLELGVERLVLPAVPTVLNTWTTSFGFSLVKESQRLNFLNYTFLDFQGTTMCQKLLQNIPPEVSSESTEAYQTQFDHINSKENVELDGNSALSEVFQAEQIEESAIVDQGSTERTNNLLLAARMKLVCSTKLKLVIVRF, encoded by the exons ATGACTGTGTCAATGGCTTCCAAACTACAACTTCATCAAAACGTTGAG gTGAAGAGTAGTGAAACTGGATTTCTGGGTTCATGGCACTTAGCTACTATCgttggttttaatgattttgttCCACAAGTTCAATACCATCACCTTCTCTCTGATGACAAGGAAGAAGAAGCTTCTATCAACTTGATTGAATCGGTTAACCTTTCTCCAATTAGGCCTTTCCCACCTCCACTTCAATTTCACACATCCCTTCTATCTTATGGACAATGTGTTGATTTGTTTTATCAAGATGCTTGGTGGGAAGGAGTTATATTTGACCATCAAAATGGTGCCCTAAACCGAAGAATTTTCTTTCCAGATATGGGTGATGAAATCAATGCTCAACTCCACAATCTACGTATAACTCAAGATTGGGATCAGGTTTCACAACAATGGAATCCTCGTGGTACCTGGATGTTTCTTCAAATTATTCACGAGATTGAGAATCTCCATCCCCTTTTCGTCTCACTcaaacaaatttggtatcaaatCCGGGAGAAGAATGCCTACAAATACCTCAAGGAATGGACATCTACTTCGGCTGATATCTGGAGGAACTTGATTAACCAAGTTGTGCATGAAAACGCTATCTTAACCGTCAAGCATTTCTTTTGTGAGTCCAACACTTCACCAGGCTTTCTAGAGGGAGGCCCATTGCTAGAATTTTCACAACCCACTGAAACATATTTTCATAACTCAGCCATTTTACCTTTTATTGAAGCCATATGCAAATCAATTAGCGGGGAGATGATGTGTATGGATCGGGAGGTATCATGTATAGATAAAAAACTTGTTTCGGAGGGTTTTGGACCAATCTCAGACAATGTTCCATTGAGTGCTAGTGCTTTATTTAGCTCAGTTCTACCAAGCCAAGAAGAACTACAAGCTGTATCACCTAATGCTTTGCCAGTTTTACACCCccctaaaaatgaaatttctgGTACTTCGTCAATTACTAAGAGTGAGAGACTGAACTTTGAGTCTTCCAATAAAATACATTCTAGAAAGAGGAAGCGAGTTGAGTGGATGACCATCGCCCATGTAGCTGAGCTTTGTCCTGATGCAGTTTCTGAGTACAATGATAATTATATGTCGAACCACAGGTCCCCAGAATCCTTGCAAAAACTTAAGATACATTTGTTTCACTTAGGATGGAAAATTGAGCAACCAAAGGATCGCAGCATCACTAGGACACGGTACATTGCTCCTGATGGAAAAATATTCCAATCACTTCGTCAAGTTTGTAAGATGTTGGAAAAGTCAGAAACTTGGGCAGAAGACCAAAAAACATCATATGATGGTTCATCTGATGACCTCAACTTGTCTACTTGCCTGGCAAAAACAAAGACACGCAGTCAGGTGTCTGAGCTGCCATATACTTCTCAAGAACCAATCATTGATCCTGAAATCTGCCGTGAAGCTGTGATTGAATATTGTTCACGGGGATCACCAGGCAATCCTGCCTATAAGAAATTGAACAGTGGGGAAAAGAAGTTTACGATCATGAAAGCTAAGAAGCACCTAGCTGCAATAGGAtggatattttattattatcggGGAAGGGACAAGAGAGAATTGCGGTACCATTCTCCTCATGGGAAAACATTCAACACTCTTCTAGGGGCATGCAGATGGTGTATGCAGCAGTGGAAAGCTGAGGAACAGATGCCTGAATTATTTTCCCAGTCAACTGTTCTAGAATATCAGGGGAATTTGGCACCTCAGAGAACCTCATGTGAGAAGTTATCAGCGGCGACTTTTGCTGTCCTACCACTTGCTAAAGAACCTGCTCAACTTAATAAAGTCAAAGTTTGTGAAATCagtaaaacaagaaagaagacTATTCATGGAGGTGGCatgttgaaaaaagaaaatgaatctaGATCTTCAAGAACAGTAACAGATGGTACAGAATCTGAGTCTTCAGTTGGTCTGTTGCGATCCAGTAAAAAAGCTCGGCAGGGGACACTTTATTCTTCCTTGCATCATACACCTCGAACAGTTTTATCTTGGTTGATTGACAATAATGTGGTTCTGCCGCGTGCGAAAGTGCAGTATCGTGGGAAAAGAGATGGTCGTCCAATGGCAGAAGGGCGGATCACTCGTGCAGGGATCAAATGCAAGTGCTGCCAAAAAGTTTATGGAATTAGCAGTTTTGAGGTGCATGCTGGAAGTAGTTATCACAGACCTTCAGCAAATATATATTTGGAAGATGGACGATCCCTTCTTGATTGTCAACTGCAGATGAAAGAAAAGACTAGTTTAAGACACACGAGGAAGAGAACCCCTTTGCTGAAAAAGCGCAGCCATTTGGGCACTAATGACTATGTGTGTTCCGTGTGCCATTATGGTGGTGAATTACTTTTGTGTGATGAATGCCCGTCTTCCTTTCATACTGGTTGCCTTGGAATGAag GAGATCCCAGATGGAGAGTGGTTTTGCCCATCATGCTGTTGTGAAACATGTGGCGAGAGCAGATTTGATAAAAACAAAGACCAATTTACTGACAGCAGTCTACTTATCTGTTTTCAGTGTGATAACAAGT ATCATGCTCGGTGCATAAGAAATAAGGGTTTTCAAAAGCTGGATTATCATCCTGTAGGAAGTTGGTTTTGCAATAAGAGATGTGAGCAG ATATGTTTGGGTATCCGCCAACTTTTGGCAAAGCCAGTTGTGGTGGGAATTGATAACCTCACTTGGACTTTATTGAAATACGTGAAACCTGATGATTTTGATTCAGATGCTGCTAATGATGAGTTCATCTTGGAGACTTATAGTAAACTTAGTGTCGCTCTGGATGTGATGCATGAATGCTTCGAGCCTGTCAAAGAACCTTACACAAGGAGAGATCTTATAGAAGATGTTATCTTTAATAGATG GTCAGAGCTGAATCGCTTAAATTTTCAGGGTTTCTATACTGTGCTTCTGGAAAGAAATGATGAAGTTATTTCAGTAGCAACTGTAAG GGTTTATGGAGAAAAGGTAGCTGAGGTTCCTCTTGTAGCAACAAGATTTCAGTACCGCCGACTTGGAATGTGTCGCGTCTTAATGAATGAGCTTGAAAAG AAACTCTTGGAATTAGGAGTTGAGAGGCTAGTTTTGCCTGCTGTACCAACTGTGCTAAACACATGGACCACTTCATTTGGTTTCTCACTGGTGAAAGAATCTCAGAGGTTAAACTTCTTGAATTACACTTTCCTTGATTTCCAGGGTACAACAATGTGTCAGAAACTTCTCCAGAATATCCCTCCAGAGGTATCAAGTGAATCAACAG AAGCTTATCAAACTCAATTTGACCACATAAACAGCAAGGAGAATGTTGAGTTGGATGGAAACAGTGCGCTTTCTGAGGTCTTCCAAGCTGAGCAAATTGAGGAGAGTGCAATTGTGGACCAAGGATCTACAGA GCGAACCAACAATCTCCTCTTGGCTGCCAGGATGAAACTAGTCTGCAGTACCAAGCTGAAGTTAGTGATAGTAAGGTTTTAG
- the LOC101264968 gene encoding uncharacterized protein isoform X2, whose product MTVSMASKLQLHQNVEVKSSETGFLGSWHLATIVGFNDFVPQVQYHHLLSDDKEEEASINLIESVNLSPIRPFPPPLQFHTSLLSYGQCVDLFYQDAWWEGVIFDHQNGALNRRIFFPDMGDEINAQLHNLRITQDWDQVSQQWNPRGTWMFLQIIHEIENLHPLFVSLKQIWYQIREKNAYKYLKEWTSTSADIWRNLINQVVHENAILTVKHFFCESNTSPGFLEGGPLLEFSQPTETYFHNSAILPFIEAICKSISGEMMCMDREVSCIDKKLVSEGFGPISDNVPLSASALFSSVLPSQEELQAVSPNALPVLHPPKNEISGTSSITKSERLNFESSNKIHSRKRKRVEWMTIAHVAELCPDAVSEYNDNYMSNHRSPESLQKLKIHLFHLGWKIEQPKDRSITRTRYIAPDGKIFQSLRQVCKMLEKSETWAEDQKTSYDGSSDDLNLSTCLAKTKTRSQVSELPYTSQEPIIDPEICREAVIEYCSRGSPGNPAYKKLNSGEKKFTIMKAKKHLAAIGWIFYYYRGRDKRELRYHSPHGKTFNTLLGACRWCMQQWKAEEQMPELFSQSTVLEYQGNLAPQRTSCEKLSAATFAVLPLAKEPAQLNKVKVCEISKTRKKTIHGGGMLKKENESRSSRTVTDGTESESSVGLLRSSKKARQGTLYSSLHHTPRTVLSWLIDNNVVLPRAKVQYRGKRDGRPMAEGRITRAGIKCKCCQKVYGISSFEVHAGSSYHRPSANIYLEDGRSLLDCQLQMKEKTSLRHTRKRTPLLKKRSHLGTNDYVCSVCHYGGELLLCDECPSSFHTGCLGMKEIPDGEWFCPSCCCETCGESRFDKNKDQFTDSSLLICFQCDNKYHARCIRNKGFQKLDYHPVGSWFCNKRCEQICLGIRQLLAKPVVVGIDNLTWTLLKYVKPDDFDSDAANDEFILETYSKLSVALDVMHECFEPVKEPYTRRDLIEDVIFNRWSELNRLNFQGFYTVLLERNDEVISVATVRVYGEKVAEVPLVATRFQYRRLGMCRVLMNELEKKLLELGVERLVLPAVPTVLNTWTTSFGFSLVKESQRLNFLNYTFLDFQGTTMCQKLLQNIPPEVSSESTAYQTQFDHINSKENVELDGNSALSEVFQAEQIEESAIVDQGSTDAPGGFESNNNTDAPAPFSTVANQQSPLGCQDETSLQYQAEVSDSKVLEKTGVVEYICYKRRKRYPDCGC is encoded by the exons ATGACTGTGTCAATGGCTTCCAAACTACAACTTCATCAAAACGTTGAG gTGAAGAGTAGTGAAACTGGATTTCTGGGTTCATGGCACTTAGCTACTATCgttggttttaatgattttgttCCACAAGTTCAATACCATCACCTTCTCTCTGATGACAAGGAAGAAGAAGCTTCTATCAACTTGATTGAATCGGTTAACCTTTCTCCAATTAGGCCTTTCCCACCTCCACTTCAATTTCACACATCCCTTCTATCTTATGGACAATGTGTTGATTTGTTTTATCAAGATGCTTGGTGGGAAGGAGTTATATTTGACCATCAAAATGGTGCCCTAAACCGAAGAATTTTCTTTCCAGATATGGGTGATGAAATCAATGCTCAACTCCACAATCTACGTATAACTCAAGATTGGGATCAGGTTTCACAACAATGGAATCCTCGTGGTACCTGGATGTTTCTTCAAATTATTCACGAGATTGAGAATCTCCATCCCCTTTTCGTCTCACTcaaacaaatttggtatcaaatCCGGGAGAAGAATGCCTACAAATACCTCAAGGAATGGACATCTACTTCGGCTGATATCTGGAGGAACTTGATTAACCAAGTTGTGCATGAAAACGCTATCTTAACCGTCAAGCATTTCTTTTGTGAGTCCAACACTTCACCAGGCTTTCTAGAGGGAGGCCCATTGCTAGAATTTTCACAACCCACTGAAACATATTTTCATAACTCAGCCATTTTACCTTTTATTGAAGCCATATGCAAATCAATTAGCGGGGAGATGATGTGTATGGATCGGGAGGTATCATGTATAGATAAAAAACTTGTTTCGGAGGGTTTTGGACCAATCTCAGACAATGTTCCATTGAGTGCTAGTGCTTTATTTAGCTCAGTTCTACCAAGCCAAGAAGAACTACAAGCTGTATCACCTAATGCTTTGCCAGTTTTACACCCccctaaaaatgaaatttctgGTACTTCGTCAATTACTAAGAGTGAGAGACTGAACTTTGAGTCTTCCAATAAAATACATTCTAGAAAGAGGAAGCGAGTTGAGTGGATGACCATCGCCCATGTAGCTGAGCTTTGTCCTGATGCAGTTTCTGAGTACAATGATAATTATATGTCGAACCACAGGTCCCCAGAATCCTTGCAAAAACTTAAGATACATTTGTTTCACTTAGGATGGAAAATTGAGCAACCAAAGGATCGCAGCATCACTAGGACACGGTACATTGCTCCTGATGGAAAAATATTCCAATCACTTCGTCAAGTTTGTAAGATGTTGGAAAAGTCAGAAACTTGGGCAGAAGACCAAAAAACATCATATGATGGTTCATCTGATGACCTCAACTTGTCTACTTGCCTGGCAAAAACAAAGACACGCAGTCAGGTGTCTGAGCTGCCATATACTTCTCAAGAACCAATCATTGATCCTGAAATCTGCCGTGAAGCTGTGATTGAATATTGTTCACGGGGATCACCAGGCAATCCTGCCTATAAGAAATTGAACAGTGGGGAAAAGAAGTTTACGATCATGAAAGCTAAGAAGCACCTAGCTGCAATAGGAtggatattttattattatcggGGAAGGGACAAGAGAGAATTGCGGTACCATTCTCCTCATGGGAAAACATTCAACACTCTTCTAGGGGCATGCAGATGGTGTATGCAGCAGTGGAAAGCTGAGGAACAGATGCCTGAATTATTTTCCCAGTCAACTGTTCTAGAATATCAGGGGAATTTGGCACCTCAGAGAACCTCATGTGAGAAGTTATCAGCGGCGACTTTTGCTGTCCTACCACTTGCTAAAGAACCTGCTCAACTTAATAAAGTCAAAGTTTGTGAAATCagtaaaacaagaaagaagacTATTCATGGAGGTGGCatgttgaaaaaagaaaatgaatctaGATCTTCAAGAACAGTAACAGATGGTACAGAATCTGAGTCTTCAGTTGGTCTGTTGCGATCCAGTAAAAAAGCTCGGCAGGGGACACTTTATTCTTCCTTGCATCATACACCTCGAACAGTTTTATCTTGGTTGATTGACAATAATGTGGTTCTGCCGCGTGCGAAAGTGCAGTATCGTGGGAAAAGAGATGGTCGTCCAATGGCAGAAGGGCGGATCACTCGTGCAGGGATCAAATGCAAGTGCTGCCAAAAAGTTTATGGAATTAGCAGTTTTGAGGTGCATGCTGGAAGTAGTTATCACAGACCTTCAGCAAATATATATTTGGAAGATGGACGATCCCTTCTTGATTGTCAACTGCAGATGAAAGAAAAGACTAGTTTAAGACACACGAGGAAGAGAACCCCTTTGCTGAAAAAGCGCAGCCATTTGGGCACTAATGACTATGTGTGTTCCGTGTGCCATTATGGTGGTGAATTACTTTTGTGTGATGAATGCCCGTCTTCCTTTCATACTGGTTGCCTTGGAATGAag GAGATCCCAGATGGAGAGTGGTTTTGCCCATCATGCTGTTGTGAAACATGTGGCGAGAGCAGATTTGATAAAAACAAAGACCAATTTACTGACAGCAGTCTACTTATCTGTTTTCAGTGTGATAACAAGT ATCATGCTCGGTGCATAAGAAATAAGGGTTTTCAAAAGCTGGATTATCATCCTGTAGGAAGTTGGTTTTGCAATAAGAGATGTGAGCAG ATATGTTTGGGTATCCGCCAACTTTTGGCAAAGCCAGTTGTGGTGGGAATTGATAACCTCACTTGGACTTTATTGAAATACGTGAAACCTGATGATTTTGATTCAGATGCTGCTAATGATGAGTTCATCTTGGAGACTTATAGTAAACTTAGTGTCGCTCTGGATGTGATGCATGAATGCTTCGAGCCTGTCAAAGAACCTTACACAAGGAGAGATCTTATAGAAGATGTTATCTTTAATAGATG GTCAGAGCTGAATCGCTTAAATTTTCAGGGTTTCTATACTGTGCTTCTGGAAAGAAATGATGAAGTTATTTCAGTAGCAACTGTAAG GGTTTATGGAGAAAAGGTAGCTGAGGTTCCTCTTGTAGCAACAAGATTTCAGTACCGCCGACTTGGAATGTGTCGCGTCTTAATGAATGAGCTTGAAAAG AAACTCTTGGAATTAGGAGTTGAGAGGCTAGTTTTGCCTGCTGTACCAACTGTGCTAAACACATGGACCACTTCATTTGGTTTCTCACTGGTGAAAGAATCTCAGAGGTTAAACTTCTTGAATTACACTTTCCTTGATTTCCAGGGTACAACAATGTGTCAGAAACTTCTCCAGAATATCCCTCCAGAGGTATCAAGTGAATCAACAG CTTATCAAACTCAATTTGACCACATAAACAGCAAGGAGAATGTTGAGTTGGATGGAAACAGTGCGCTTTCTGAGGTCTTCCAAGCTGAGCAAATTGAGGAGAGTGCAATTGTGGACCAAGGATCTACAGA TGCACCTGGAGGATTTGAAAGCAATAATAATACCGATGCTCCAGCTCCTTTCAGTACTGTG GCGAACCAACAATCTCCTCTTGGCTGCCAGGATGAAACTAGTCTGCAGTACCAAGCTGAAGTTAGTGATAGTAAGGTTTTAGAAAAAACAGGTGTTGTTGAATACATATGTTACAAGCGGAGAAAAAGATATCCAGACTGTGGATGCTAA